Proteins from a single region of Hordeum vulgare subsp. vulgare chromosome 6H, MorexV3_pseudomolecules_assembly, whole genome shotgun sequence:
- the LOC123403394 gene encoding MLO-like protein 13, with amino-acid sequence MGQGEEEEQSLALTPTWVVASVCLIIVAISLAAERLLHRLGKVLKFNGQEALFSALQRVKEELMILGFISFLLSVCQNLINRICIPESAARIMLPCIEESKAREGAAKLCKRKGEVPMLSEEALHQLHIFIFVLGVVHVLFCVTTLLLGGAKMRTWNKWETEIQQGRLDEREKRPGWMKPSVVRWIIAFFKQFYNSVGKPDYQVLRSAFVLRHYPNRPDFDFHKYMVRALEHDFKEVVGISWYLWLFVIVFLLLNINGWHTYFWLSFLPLILLLIVGTKLEHISTRLAQEAAECSDETSGNPWTKPCKEHFWFSHPRAVLHLIHFILFQNSFEMAFFFWVLATYGFDSCIMENRSYALPRLAIGIIVQVLCSYSTLPLYAIVTHMGGDIKLQAFGEHVHVSVHSWATDVKKKATSLPAHPHPHQHQHPHSHLRIPFLNKKRHSARGPATEEAAAEARATEQRAGSSSTPTAQPQQRADDLEEIVTTTEEDHRRRNASFS; translated from the exons atggggcagggagaggaggaggagcagtcgCTGGCGCTCACGCCGACGTGGGTGGTCGCCTCCGTATGCCTCATCATCGTCGCCATCTCCCTCGCCGCCGAGCGCCTGCTCCACCGCCTCGGCAAG GTGCTCAAATTCAATGGCCAAGAAGCACTATTCTCAGCCCTGCAGAGagtcaaagaag AATTGATGATTCTGGGTTTCATTTCTTTCCTACTAAGCGTCTGTCAAAATCTCATCAATCGCATTTGCATCCCGGAGAGTGCTGCACGGATCATGCTTCCATGCATTGAAGAGTCCAAAGCCAGAGAAGGTGCTGCCAAACTCTGCAAGAGAAAG GGTGAAGTTCCCATGCTATCTGAAGAGGCTCTGCATCAGCTGCACATCTTTATCTTTGTACTTGGTGTGGTGCATGTTTTGTTCTGTGTTACAACGCTGTTACTCGGTGGAGCTAAG ATGAGAACGTGGAATAAATGGGAGACTGAAATTCAACAAGGAAGACTCGACGAGCGTGAAAAGAGGCCAGGCTGGATGAAACCATCTGTTGTAAGATGGATT ATTGCATTCTTCAAGCAGTTTTATAATTCTGTCGGTAAACCAGATTATCAAGTACTCAGATCAGCTTTTGTTCTG CGGCACTACCCAAATCGTCCAGACTTTGACTTCCACAAGTACATGGTTCGTGCCCTAGAGCACGACTTCAAAGAAGTAGTTGGAATCAG CTGGTACCTATGGCTTTTCGTTATCGTCTTCCTGCTGCTGAATATAAATG GGTGGCACACTTACTTCTGGCTGTCTTTCTTGCCCTTGATT CTTCTGCTTATTGTTGGCACAAAGCTGGAGCATATCAGCACTCGATTGGCTCAAGAAGCAGCGGAGTGTTCCGATGAAACATCAGGAAACCCCTGGACGAAGCCATGCAAGGAGCACTTTTGGTTTAGCCACCCTAGGGCCGTCCTCCATCTGATCCATTTCATCTTGTTCCAGAACTCCTTTGAGATGGCATTTTTCTTCTGGGTCTTG GCAACATATGGGTTCGATTCATGCATCATGGAGAACAGATCATATGCCCTCCCCAGACTTGCTATTGG CATCATCGTCCAGGTGCTCTGCAGCTACAGCACCCTGCCGCTGTACGCCATTGTCACCCAC ATGGGTGGCGACATCAAGCTGCAGGCGTTTGGCGAGCACGTACACGTGTCCGTGCACAGCTGGGCGACGGACGTGAAGAAGAAGGCGACGTCGCTGCCGGCTCATCCGCACCCGCACCAGCACCAACACCCGCACTCGCACCTCCGGATCCCGTTTCTCAACAAGAAGAGGCACAGCGCGCGCGGCCCCGCAaccgaggaggccgcggcggaggcgAGGGCGACGGAGCAGCGAGCCGGGAGCTCCAGCACGCCCACCGCGCAGCCGCAGCAGCGGGCGGACGACCTAGAGGAGATCGTGACCACCACGGAGGAGGACCATCGTCGTCGCAACGCCAGTTTCTCGTAG